One Pectobacterium cacticida genomic window, ATTACTTGCCCTGCTGGCCTTAGCCCGAGAGGGCATTGATACGATTATTCAGGCGCAGAAAGCGGCCTTAATCGATTGATTTGTTAGCGCAGGAGCGGCCACATGGTCGCTTTTTTTATGTTTAACCCTCCGTTTTAATTAACCATTAATCACCTGATTAATCCGTAATATGAGGAGATGCCGTAATGAAAGCCTACCAGCGCCAGTTTATTGAGTTTGCGCTCAGCAAGCAGGTATTGAAGTTCGGCGAGTTTACCTTGAAATCCGGGCGTATCAGCCCCTATTTCTTCAATGCCGGATTGTTTAATACCGGGCGCGATCTGGCCTTACTGGGGCGTTTTTATGCGGAAGCGCTGGTCGATTCCGGCGTAGCGTTCGACCTGCTGTTTGGGCCGGCGTACAAAGGCATTCCGATTGCCACGACCACTGCGGTAGCGTTAGCTGAACATCACGATCGCGATCTTCCCTATTGCTTCAACCGTAAGGAGGCAAAAGACCACGGCGAAGGCGGCAGCCTGGTCGGTAGTCCGTTACAGGGCCGCGTGATGCTGGTAGATGACGTGATTACAGCGGGCACGGCGATTCGGGAATCGATGGCGATCATTCGTGCCCATAGCGCGACGCTGGCGGGGGTGATGATTGCGTTAGATCGTCAGGAACGTGGCCGTGCCGATCTGTCTGCGATTCAGGAAGTGGAACGGGATTATCAGTGCAGGGTGATTTCGATTATTACGCTAAAGGATTTGATTGCTTATCTGGCGGAAAAACCAGAGATGGCGACGCATCTGGCGGCGGTGGAAACCTATCGCCAGCAGTACGGAATCTAAGGTGATAGGGGCAGGATATCGCCCAAAATAGCTAGCGATATCCTCACCATTTCAATGAAAAGTGCTGTTTAGTTCAATTGTGCGGCGAGCAGCGGCCAGCGGGTAGCGAATTCCTGGGTCGGCCGATAGCGAAACTCCGAACGAATAAAGCGTGACAACATCCCTTCGCAAAATGCGAGCAACTGGCTGGCTAACAACGTTTCATCATGCTGGAAACCTTTGCCGTCGCGTAGCTTATGTTCGCGTAAAACTTGGCGTAGCTGTGATTCGATACGCTCAAACAGTTGGTTAATTCGCCCTTGCAGGCGATCTTGTTCAAACATCAGCGCATGACCAGTCATGATGCGAGTCAGGCCTGGATTGCGCTCCGCGAATCCTAAAATTAGCAGTAGAATCAGACGAAGACGATTAAATGTTTCTTTCTCGTCTTGCAGAATCAGATTAATGCGGGTAGTCAGACTATCCTCAATAAATTCAATCAGGCTATCGAACATCCGCGTTTTACTCGGGAAATGCCGGTAGAGCGCCGCTTCAGACACGCCGACGTTTGCCGCCAGTTTTGCCGTGGTGATACGTTGGCTGCCATCGCTGGACTCCAGCATCTGCGCCAGCGCCTGCAAAATCTCCTCGCGGCGATTCCTCTTCGTACTTTCTTTTTCTGCCATGTCTGAAAAGACCCTTGCTAAATAGTGGCTGACAAGCACCCCGTGGCGCCACAGTCGCTATTTTCCAGGAATTAACGGGCGCTGTGGCTTATAGGTATTGTTACACGACGAGGTGGGTGGCGTGCGTTAGCGGCGGCCTGAGTGGCCGAAGCCGCCTTCTCCGCGTTCGCTACTAACGAAATCGTCGACCAGGTTGAATTCGGCCTGCACGACGGGGACAAAAACCATCTGCGCGATGCGCTCGCCCGGTTCAATGGTAAACGCCTGTTGACCACGATTCCAAACGGAGACCATCAGTTGCCCCTGATAATCCGAATCAATCAGTCCAACCAAATTCCCCAGCACCACGCCATGTTTATGACCTAACCCAGAACGCGGAAGGATAACCGCCGCCAGCCCGGTATCGGCAATATGAATCGCCAGCCCGGTGGGGATCAGCGTCGTCTCCCCTGCGTTAAGTTCTACTGGCTGATCCAAGCAAGCGCGTAGATCAAGCCCGGCAGAACCCGGCGTAGCATAGGTCGGTAGCGGGAACTGCTGCCCAACGCGTGGGTCAACAATCTTAACGTCGATTTTTTTCATCATAACGGCTGATAATCTCGTCGATTAATCTTTGGCCAAGAAGACGCTTGTCGCACTGCGGCAACACCGCGTCCCCGTCTTGCCAAAAAAGGTGTAATGCATTGGTTTCACTATTAAAACCATGCCCGGAAAGCGAGACGTTGTTCGCGCAAATCAGATCCAATTTTTTACGCGCCAGTTTCTGCCGGGCGTATTCTTCCACATTCTGGGTTTCAGCGGCAAACCCGACAACATAAGGACGATTATTCACCATCGCGGCAACATCGGCGATAATATCCGGATTTTTGACCAGAGTGAGCGTCATTTCTTCACCTTGCTGGTGCTGTTTTTTAATTTTCTCATCGGCAATCTGTTTGGCGCGATAGTCGGCAACCGCAGCGCAACCGATCACAATGTGCTGCTGGGGCGCGTGTGCCATCACCGCCTGCGCCATCTCCAGCGCGCTGCCGACGTCAATACGTGTGACGCCCTGCGGCGTGGCGAGCGAAACCGGGCCGCTGACCAGTGTGACATTCGCGCCACGGGCTGCCGCGGCCTGCGCGATAGCAAAGCCCATTTTTCCGGAGCTATGATTGGAGATAAAGCGAACCGGGTCCAGCGCTTCTCTCGTTGGCCCAGCGGTGACCAGAATGTTCAGATGGTGCAGATCGTTGATGGCAGAAAAATGACGCTGCGCTAACCCGACAATCTCCTGCGGGTCGATCATACGGCCCGGCCCAACGTCGCCACATGCCTGGCTGCCGCTATCCGGCCCCCAAATAGGTAAACCGCGAGCCGCCAGCGTGCGCAGGTTGTCTTGTGTGGGCACGGCACGGTACATCTGCTGATTCATTGCCGGGACGACAGCGACAGGCGCGGGTGTCGCCAGACACAGCGTGGTCAGTAGGTCGTTCGCCATGCCAGCGGTGATACGAGCAATGAGATCGGCGGTGGCAGGCGCGAGAATGACTAAATCCGCCCATTTCCCTAACTCGATGTGGCCCATTGACGCCTCTGCCGCAGGGTCAAACAGGTCATCGGATACGGGATAGCCGGAGACGGCTTGCAGCGTCAGTGGCGTGATGAACGCTTTGGCGGCAGGGGTCATGACTACCCGCACATCGGCTCCCGCATCGCGCAGACGCCGCACCAGTTCCGGGCACTTGTACGCGGCAATACCACCGCTGATGCCCAGCAAGATTCGTTTGCCAGAGAGAGCGTTCAGACTGGAAAATTCCGTCATCATCATGGTCCGAGTGAAAGTCAGAAGAACCGCCATTTTACCATAACCTCACGTTCAGAGAGGAACCTTAAGGCTGTCAGTGCGATTTCCCTAAGCAGATTGCGGGACGCTTCGCAGCTCTTTATCACCGATGTCGTTCTATTTCTGCGGGCGTGACATGATGCTGTCGAGCGGTACAGGGGGAGTGTAATGGGGTGGGAAAAGGGTTTGGCGCCGCGTGAAAAGCTGGTGCGTCTTGGTGTGGAGTCGTTGACGGATGCCGAATTGCTGGCGATTTTTTTACGTACCGGGTTACCCGGCGTGCATGTGATGCAATTGGCCGAGGGATTGTTGGCCCAGTTTGGGTCGTTATACCAGCTAATGACGGCTGACCAGACAGCCTTCCACGCGGCCAAAGGCGTGGGGCTCGCAAAATATGCGCAGCTTAGGGCCATCGCGGAGCTATCGCGACGGCTATTTTTCTCCCGTTTGGCGAAAGAGGATGCGATGCGGAACCCAGAAGCGACGGGACAATATTTGCAACTCTTGCTATCGAGACGTGAACGCGAAGTCTTCCTCGTCTTGTTTTTAGATAACCAGCACCACGTTATTCGCCATCAGGAGATGTTTGTGGGGACAATCAGTAGCGTAGAGGTACATCCACGTGAAATTGTGCGTGAAGCGCTAAAGGCGAATGCGGCAGCGCTAATACTGGCGCATAATCATCCGTCGGGGAAAGCGGAGCCGAGTCAGGCTGACCGCGCGATAACCGAACAGATTGTCAAAGCGTGCCAGTTGATGGAAATCCGTGTGCTCGATCATTTGGTTATCGGGCAAGGAGAATATGTTTCTTTTGCCGAACGCGGCTGGATTTGACCGAGATTTCCGCGATCCAAGGGGATCTTTAGCTGTTCGGGACTTGAGCGCTTAGACTTCAAAGCGTATACTACGCCACCTTTGAGAATCTTGGGTGTGGCGTTAAGAGCCTATCTCAGCAGGTTTATCCTGATGACAGAGTCTTTCCAGTGAAGTTGCTGAGATGGGCTCTAAAGCCTGACGAGGCGGCCAAACCCTATACGAAGCTCGAGCTGATTTGATTTTTGGAGAATAGACATGTCCCGAATTTGCCAAGTTACTGGCAAGCGTCCGGTGACCGGTAATAACCGTTCCCACGCACTGAATGCGACCAAACGCCGTTTTCTGCCGAACCTGCATTCACACCGTTTTTGGGTTGAAGGCGAGAAGCGCTTTGTAACGCTGCGTGTATCTGCTAAAGGTATGCGCGTTATTGATAAAAAGGGTATTGAGACGGTTCTGGCCGATCTGCGTGCCCGTGGCGAAAAGTACTAAGGAACTGAATCATGGCTAAGGGTGTTCGCGAGAAGATCAAGCTGGTTTCTTCTGCTGGTACTGGTCACTTTTATACCACCACGAAGAACAAGCGTACTAAACCGGAAAAATTGGAACTGAAGAAATTCGATCCGGTTGTCCGTCAGCACGTTGTCTACAAAGAAGCCAAAATTAAATAATTTTGGTTTCTTGATAAAAACCCGGCTTTGGTCGGGTTTTTTTTCGTCATGTGCCAGCCAGCGTGTCGATTTGGTTTAACTGTTATGTGGTAAATACTGCGGGTAAAATTAAAATACGCCAGCAGAGATCCCGTTTCCCATCGTATCCCTGTCTTGCGGATTGTCACAGAGGGTATCCTGTTGTTTATGCTAATGTAGCCACCTTTATCAGGAGACGCGCATGCCTGAATTGCCTGAGGTCGAAACCAGTCGTCGGGGGATTCTACCGTATCTTGTCGATCACACCATTCTCTACGCTGAAGTCAGGAATCCGCGCCTGCGCTGGCCGGTATCGCCTGAAATCCTTGCGCTGAGTGATGAGCCGGTACGGAGTGTGAGTCGGCGAGCAAAGTACCTCTTAATTGAACTGAAACACGGCTGGATTATTGTGCATCTTGGCATGTCTGGTAGCCTACGGATATTGCCAGAATATAGCGAGCCAGCGAAGCACGATCACGTTGATTTGGTGATGGACAGCGGCAAAGTGCTGCGCTACACCGATCCTCGGCGTTTTGGCGCCTGGCTATGGACGGATAATCCAGAAACCTGCTCGGTCCTGGCGCATCTGGGGCCTGAACCACTAGAAGCAGAATTCTCGGCAAGTTATCTCTATCAGGCGTCTCGCGGTAAAAGGACGGCAATAAAACAGTGGATTATGGATAACAAAGTGGTGGTTGGCGTAGGGAATATTTACGCGAGCGAATCGCTGTTTGCTGCGGGTATCCACCCTGACAGGGCCGCCGGGTCGTTAACGGAAAGTGAGGCGGCTGTGTTGGTGAGCGTGATTAAACAGGTACTACTACTTTCGATTGAACAGGGCGGCACGACGCTGCGCGACTTTTTGCAATCCGATGGTAAGCCCGGCTATTTCGCGCAGGAACTACGCGTTTATGGCCGTAACGGCGAACCCTGCCGAACATGTGGAACACCGATCGAAATCGCAAAACATGGGCAGCGCAGCACGTTTTTCTGCCGCCGATGTCAGAAGTAATTATCGTTGCCGTTAATGACAGTCGCGATGTCGTAGCTTGCGGGAAAAAAAACGAAATTGTTCTTTTAACCGAATGAGATGATAAACCCATCCTGTCGAATCAACGTCAATATTAAATTGGCGGTGCAATGCCAGTAGATCATTCGCCTGACAAACCTTATGGCTGCCTTTGGCAGAAAGATCGATAATTCGGATATCGCCATGCGGTGTCAGAATAAAATTACCGGCATGAATATCATTCGACGCTAAACCTGCCGCGTGTAAGGATAGGACGCAAGAACGTATCGCAGGAATATATTTCTTCAATTGACGAAGATTGGCAAGCGGCGTGCCATCAATATATTCATGAATGGTATATACATCAGTGACCATCCGAAAATGCGTTTTCTCCATCACCAGATAAAGATCCGCCGTTACCGTACAACCGCGAGCAATAGCACGATCAATATCAACAAT contains:
- the coaBC gene encoding bifunctional phosphopantothenoylcysteine decarboxylase/phosphopantothenate--cysteine ligase CoaBC, with the protein product MAVLLTFTRTMMMTEFSSLNALSGKRILLGISGGIAAYKCPELVRRLRDAGADVRVVMTPAAKAFITPLTLQAVSGYPVSDDLFDPAAEASMGHIELGKWADLVILAPATADLIARITAGMANDLLTTLCLATPAPVAVVPAMNQQMYRAVPTQDNLRTLAARGLPIWGPDSGSQACGDVGPGRMIDPQEIVGLAQRHFSAINDLHHLNILVTAGPTREALDPVRFISNHSSGKMGFAIAQAAAARGANVTLVSGPVSLATPQGVTRIDVGSALEMAQAVMAHAPQQHIVIGCAAVADYRAKQIADEKIKKQHQQGEEMTLTLVKNPDIIADVAAMVNNRPYVVGFAAETQNVEEYARQKLARKKLDLICANNVSLSGHGFNSETNALHLFWQDGDAVLPQCDKRLLGQRLIDEIISRYDEKNRR
- a CDS encoding lipopolysaccharide core heptose(II) kinase RfaY, with protein sequence MTIKKINSEGFSIYIKDDGTDYLALLHAFLAGKLDYKLLNSGNADRSVALVRSQGKKYVIKRDREIDSRIEKKIMNFIFGPFFSRLIVDIDRAIARGCTVTADLYLVMEKTHFRMVTDVYTIHEYIDGTPLANLRQLKKYIPAIRSCVLSLHAAGLASNDIHAGNFILTPHGDIRIIDLSAKGSHKVCQANDLLALHRQFNIDVDSTGWVYHLIRLKEQFRFFSRKLRHRDCH
- the dut gene encoding dUTP diphosphatase, whose amino-acid sequence is MMKKIDVKIVDPRVGQQFPLPTYATPGSAGLDLRACLDQPVELNAGETTLIPTGLAIHIADTGLAAVILPRSGLGHKHGVVLGNLVGLIDSDYQGQLMVSVWNRGQQAFTIEPGERIAQMVFVPVVQAEFNLVDDFVSSERGEGGFGHSGRR
- the rpmB gene encoding 50S ribosomal protein L28; translation: MSRICQVTGKRPVTGNNRSHALNATKRRFLPNLHSHRFWVEGEKRFVTLRVSAKGMRVIDKKGIETVLADLRARGEKY
- the rpmG gene encoding 50S ribosomal protein L33 yields the protein MAKGVREKIKLVSSAGTGHFYTTTKNKRTKPEKLELKKFDPVVRQHVVYKEAKIK
- the pyrE gene encoding orotate phosphoribosyltransferase translates to MKAYQRQFIEFALSKQVLKFGEFTLKSGRISPYFFNAGLFNTGRDLALLGRFYAEALVDSGVAFDLLFGPAYKGIPIATTTAVALAEHHDRDLPYCFNRKEAKDHGEGGSLVGSPLQGRVMLVDDVITAGTAIRESMAIIRAHSATLAGVMIALDRQERGRADLSAIQEVERDYQCRVISIITLKDLIAYLAEKPEMATHLAAVETYRQQYGI
- the mutM gene encoding bifunctional DNA-formamidopyrimidine glycosylase/DNA-(apurinic or apyrimidinic site) lyase, with protein sequence MPELPEVETSRRGILPYLVDHTILYAEVRNPRLRWPVSPEILALSDEPVRSVSRRAKYLLIELKHGWIIVHLGMSGSLRILPEYSEPAKHDHVDLVMDSGKVLRYTDPRRFGAWLWTDNPETCSVLAHLGPEPLEAEFSASYLYQASRGKRTAIKQWIMDNKVVVGVGNIYASESLFAAGIHPDRAAGSLTESEAAVLVSVIKQVLLLSIEQGGTTLRDFLQSDGKPGYFAQELRVYGRNGEPCRTCGTPIEIAKHGQRSTFFCRRCQK
- the radC gene encoding RadC family protein — protein: MGWEKGLAPREKLVRLGVESLTDAELLAIFLRTGLPGVHVMQLAEGLLAQFGSLYQLMTADQTAFHAAKGVGLAKYAQLRAIAELSRRLFFSRLAKEDAMRNPEATGQYLQLLLSRREREVFLVLFLDNQHHVIRHQEMFVGTISSVEVHPREIVREALKANAAALILAHNHPSGKAEPSQADRAITEQIVKACQLMEIRVLDHLVIGQGEYVSFAERGWI
- the slmA gene encoding nucleoid occlusion factor SlmA encodes the protein MAEKESTKRNRREEILQALAQMLESSDGSQRITTAKLAANVGVSEAALYRHFPSKTRMFDSLIEFIEDSLTTRINLILQDEKETFNRLRLILLLILGFAERNPGLTRIMTGHALMFEQDRLQGRINQLFERIESQLRQVLREHKLRDGKGFQHDETLLASQLLAFCEGMLSRFIRSEFRYRPTQEFATRWPLLAAQLN